From Thalassospiraceae bacterium LMO-JJ14:
CGCCGCCATGTCGGCGGGCGAGGTGCTGGCCGTGGCACCGGCCTCGAGAAGTGGCCGCATTGCCCCTGCGTGGGTGTCGAAAACGAGCAGGGCGCCGTTCTTTTCCAGCATGTTGAGGGCCATGCCCGCGCCCATGCGGCCAAGGCCGATAAAGCCGATATTTCGCACCTGTTCCCTCCCGGATTTTTGACGATGAGAAAACCACTCTAGGCAGCGGACCGGAGCCGGACAATGAAGATCATGTGCTTACTGTGCAGAATCGCCACGCGGCTTGGCGCCCATTTCGGTGACGAAGGACGCCAGCGCGTCATAAGGCTGTGCGCCGACTATCCCGTGCCCTTCACTGACGAATGTCGGCACGCCTGTTACGCCATAGGCATGCGATTTCGACCAGTCGGCGTCGACTGCGTCTTTGAATGACCGCGTTCCGATCACGTCGCGAGCGGTTTCGACATCAAGGCCGGCCTTTTTCACCACATCGAGAATCACGTCCGGATCACCGATGTTGCGCCCGTCGACAAAATACGCCTCGAAGAACAGATCGTGGATCGCATCACCGCCCGGTTGCGTATCGGCCCAGGTGCCGACTTCCTGCGCGAGGCGGCTGTTGAAAGTATGCGTGCGGGGCTTGAAGGGCAGCCCTTCAGCCGCCATCAGTCCCTGCATGCGTTCGTTCTTTTCATCGATCCCGGCCTGATCGGTGCGGAACAGATCCATCAGCCGACGCCCTTCGGACGGCGTTTCCGGATGCAACGGGAAATGCACCAGGCGGACGTCGATATCGAATTTCTCCTTCAGCTTTTTGACACGGTTGTCGCCGAGGTAGCACCACGGACAGACATAGTCGGAAAAAACTTCAAGCGTGAGTGGTTCTGTCATGTTGTGCTTTCCAGTTGGTGTTCACGGAGTGCTCTGGAAGTCTGTCATAGATTTCCGGGCAATCCAAATAAGCGCAATAAATACCGTTTAAGTCCCCGGGCCGTGTCAGCGTACTAACGTCAATGCGGTAAAAATGCTATGATCCACACTGTCGGATTCGCAAGCAGAAGGCGTGATCGCGCCCAGGCATTTGGGAGTTTCAAAATGGCCC
This genomic window contains:
- a CDS encoding DsbA family oxidoreductase, which codes for MTEPLTLEVFSDYVCPWCYLGDNRVKKLKEKFDIDVRLVHFPLHPETPSEGRRLMDLFRTDQAGIDEKNERMQGLMAAEGLPFKPRTHTFNSRLAQEVGTWADTQPGGDAIHDLFFEAYFVDGRNIGDPDVILDVVKKAGLDVETARDVIGTRSFKDAVDADWSKSHAYGVTGVPTFVSEGHGIVGAQPYDALASFVTEMGAKPRGDSAQ